In one Methylocaldum szegediense genomic region, the following are encoded:
- a CDS encoding potassium transporter Kup produces the protein MNSVTLAPYPSHAQKSLILGALGIVFGNIGTSPLYALKQCFAGVFVLEPTPENILGVLSLIFWALLIVISLKYAIVIMRAHNKGEGGVMALITLIQQKAEIGPRLRRLLIGVGLVGASLFYGDGMITPAISVLSAVEGLEVLQPELRSYIVPLSLAILIGLFAFQRKGTAGGGALFRLVMGVWFFAIGAFGTLSLLKAPEVLAAANPAHAIYFLSAHGWPSVYVLGAVVLAVTGGEVLYADMGHFGRESIRKTWFLFVLPALMLNYFGQGALLIQNPSAIQNPFYLLVPEGMLAFMIVIATIATIVASQAIISATFALTSQAIQLGFCPRLGTHYTSEEENGQIYIPWTNWALMVATVILVLGFQSSSNLAAAYGVAVTGIMAVDTILALVVVYSLWKWNPIVSGLAAVGFITVDSVFLIGNATKIFEGGWLSLVIGLIAFTFLSTWKRGRDLLRENLREGSVDVDHFLAEITSNPPLRVAGTAVFMTSSRDDIPPALLHNLKHNKVLHETVVLMTVTTENTPRVAPEKRREIRRLGAGFFRINLHYGFMEAPNIPRALKSASREFDIDISDTTFFLSRETIIPGPTPKMPLWQLRLFIGMFRNTRSTIGFFRIPPDRVVELGVQRML, from the coding sequence ATGAATTCGGTAACTCTGGCCCCGTACCCATCACACGCGCAAAAAAGCTTGATACTTGGGGCGCTGGGCATTGTATTCGGCAATATCGGTACGAGTCCGCTCTATGCGCTTAAACAATGCTTCGCCGGCGTTTTTGTGCTGGAGCCAACCCCGGAGAACATACTCGGCGTCTTGTCACTTATTTTTTGGGCACTTCTGATCGTCATTTCGCTGAAATACGCCATCGTCATCATGCGAGCGCATAACAAAGGCGAAGGCGGTGTCATGGCTCTGATAACGCTTATCCAGCAAAAGGCAGAAATCGGCCCTCGCTTACGGCGTCTGTTGATTGGGGTGGGGCTGGTCGGCGCGTCGCTATTTTACGGTGATGGCATGATCACGCCGGCTATCTCGGTCTTGAGCGCAGTCGAGGGGCTCGAAGTCCTACAACCAGAACTTCGTTCTTACATCGTTCCGCTATCACTCGCCATCCTCATAGGGCTTTTCGCCTTCCAGCGCAAAGGGACAGCCGGCGGCGGGGCACTATTCAGGCTGGTCATGGGCGTTTGGTTCTTCGCTATTGGGGCGTTTGGCACGCTGAGCTTGCTAAAAGCTCCTGAGGTGTTGGCCGCTGCGAACCCGGCGCACGCCATTTATTTTCTCTCGGCACACGGCTGGCCATCCGTATATGTTTTAGGCGCCGTCGTCCTGGCCGTAACCGGCGGAGAGGTACTGTATGCCGATATGGGACATTTCGGTCGGGAGTCCATCCGCAAGACATGGTTTCTGTTCGTCCTGCCTGCACTTATGCTCAACTACTTCGGCCAAGGCGCTCTTCTGATCCAGAATCCTTCCGCGATCCAGAACCCGTTCTATTTGCTGGTGCCTGAGGGAATGCTCGCGTTCATGATCGTGATCGCCACTATAGCCACGATTGTCGCTTCCCAGGCAATCATCTCGGCTACTTTTGCGCTCACCTCCCAGGCCATCCAGCTCGGTTTTTGCCCGCGGCTCGGCACTCACTACACGTCCGAAGAGGAAAACGGCCAGATTTATATTCCCTGGACCAACTGGGCATTGATGGTTGCCACCGTCATCCTGGTTCTCGGGTTTCAATCCTCATCCAATTTGGCGGCCGCGTACGGCGTCGCAGTAACGGGAATCATGGCCGTCGACACGATTTTGGCGCTCGTCGTAGTGTACAGCTTGTGGAAATGGAATCCTATCGTGAGCGGTTTGGCAGCCGTCGGATTTATTACCGTCGATTCGGTGTTCCTGATAGGCAACGCGACAAAAATCTTCGAAGGCGGCTGGCTTTCGTTAGTCATCGGACTTATCGCCTTCACGTTTCTATCAACATGGAAACGCGGCCGCGATCTGCTTCGGGAGAACTTGCGGGAAGGCTCGGTAGACGTCGATCACTTCTTGGCCGAGATCACCAGCAATCCTCCCCTGCGTGTAGCGGGTACCGCCGTGTTCATGACCAGTAGCCGAGACGATATTCCCCCGGCCTTGTTGCATAACTTGAAGCACAATAAGGTATTGCACGAAACCGTCGTTCTCATGACCGTCACCACGGAAAATACTCCCCGAGTCGCCCCCGAGAAACGTCGTGAAATCCGTCGACTCGGTGCGGGCTTTTTTAGAATCAATCTCCACTATGGTTTTATGGAGGCGCCGAATATCCCGCGAGCCCTGAAATCCGCCAGCCGAGAGTTTGACATCGACATCTCCGATACGACCTTTTTCCTCAGCCGCGAAACCATTATCCCGGGTCCAACCCCGAAAATGCCTCTTTGGCAATTGAGGCTGTTCATCGGCATGTTCCGCAATACCCGCAGTACTATCGGTTTCTTTCGAATTCCACCGGATCGCGTCGTTGAACTGGGCGTACAACGCATGCTGTAA
- a CDS encoding triose-phosphate isomerase produces the protein MDKAVGPHGQSHLNVIGTQLDAVLDLANVASLSNAVIAYEPVRAIGTGNATAVGHIIEYRCLRWKIAEREPETSASVRDFYGGSVKPEKARSLFDMPDVDGGSIGEASLDAKSFLSICHSV, from the coding sequence ATGGATAAGGCCGTGGGACCGCACGGACAGAGCCATTTAAATGTTATCGGCACGCAATTAGATGCGGTGCTGGATCTGGCCAATGTCGCATCGTTGTCGAATGCGGTGATTGCCTACGAGCCGGTTCGGGCGATTGGAACCGGGAACGCCACAGCAGTTGGGCACATAATTGAATACCGGTGCTTGCGGTGGAAAATCGCGGAGCGGGAACCCGAAACCTCCGCTTCAGTCCGAGATTTTTACGGCGGCAGCGTCAAGCCCGAAAAGGCCCGGTCCCTGTTTGATATGCCCGACGTGGACGGTGGATCAATTGGTGAAGCATCCCTGGACGCCAAGTCCTTTCTCTCGATATGCCATTCGGTTTAG
- the secG gene encoding preprotein translocase subunit SecG has translation MYQALTIIHVLVALAIIGLVLLQQGRGADAGAGFGGGASSSLFGARGAASFLSRTTAILATLFFMTSLSLAYLADKQDNKQVDIIDGPSVDPSRRDLPQVAEEPPATDKADLPESADAPQSPEPAK, from the coding sequence ATGTATCAGGCATTGACAATTATTCATGTCTTGGTCGCCTTGGCGATCATCGGATTAGTCCTTCTTCAGCAAGGTCGGGGCGCCGACGCTGGAGCAGGATTTGGGGGCGGGGCGTCCAGCAGTTTGTTCGGCGCCCGTGGTGCGGCCTCTTTTCTCTCCCGTACGACTGCGATATTGGCCACTCTGTTTTTCATGACGAGTTTAAGTCTTGCGTATCTGGCGGATAAACAAGATAATAAACAGGTTGATATCATAGATGGTCCCAGTGTGGACCCGTCTCGACGCGATCTTCCGCAGGTAGCGGAAGAGCCGCCAGCAACTGACAAGGCCGATTTGCCCGAGAGTGCCGATGCGCCTCAGTCGCCGGAGCCAGCAAAATAG
- the tgt gene encoding tRNA guanosine(34) transglycosylase Tgt, with protein sequence MQFHVRSTDGRARRGELIFSRGRVQTPAFMPVGTYGTVKAMTPEELKEIGAEIVLGNTFHLMLRPGTQVIRYHGGLHEFMHWERPILTDSGGFQVFSLGAMRKITDAGVQFRSPVDGSITFLGPEESMAVQRDLGSDIVMVFDECTPYPASYEQAADSMRLSLRWAERSKEAHADNPSALFGIVQGSVYEELRLESIEGLKRIGFDGYAIGGLSVGEPKEDRARVLNALLPHMPAEKPRYLMGVGTPEDIVEAVQLGIDMFDCVLPTRNARNGHLFTRYGTIRIRNSCYQNDIRPLDEECRCYTCRNYSRAYLRHLDKCGEILGSRLNTIHNLYYYQELMAGLREAIGQNRLSEFVAWFYEQRGKGDV encoded by the coding sequence ATGCAGTTTCATGTACGCAGCACTGACGGGAGGGCTCGACGGGGCGAGCTCATCTTTTCGCGAGGACGGGTACAAACGCCGGCATTCATGCCTGTAGGCACCTACGGTACCGTCAAGGCAATGACGCCCGAGGAACTTAAGGAAATCGGTGCTGAAATCGTTCTCGGAAACACCTTTCACCTGATGTTGCGCCCGGGTACGCAAGTGATTCGCTACCACGGTGGTTTGCATGAGTTCATGCATTGGGAGCGTCCGATTCTGACCGACTCCGGCGGATTTCAGGTTTTCAGTTTGGGTGCCATGCGCAAGATCACCGATGCCGGCGTTCAGTTCCGTTCTCCGGTGGACGGCAGCATTACGTTTCTAGGACCAGAAGAATCTATGGCCGTCCAGCGGGATTTGGGTTCGGATATCGTGATGGTTTTCGACGAGTGCACGCCATATCCGGCGAGTTACGAGCAAGCCGCCGATTCGATGCGGCTGTCTTTGCGTTGGGCGGAGCGGAGCAAAGAAGCGCATGCAGACAATCCGTCGGCATTGTTTGGCATCGTGCAAGGCAGCGTTTACGAAGAGCTCCGGCTCGAATCGATCGAGGGACTCAAGCGGATTGGGTTCGACGGCTATGCGATCGGAGGTCTTTCGGTGGGCGAGCCAAAAGAAGATCGGGCGCGTGTCTTGAACGCACTGTTGCCTCACATGCCCGCCGAAAAGCCTCGCTATTTGATGGGTGTCGGTACGCCCGAGGACATCGTCGAGGCCGTGCAGCTCGGCATCGACATGTTCGACTGCGTTTTGCCGACGCGCAACGCCCGCAATGGTCACTTGTTCACGCGCTACGGCACAATCCGTATCCGCAACAGTTGCTATCAGAACGATATCCGCCCGTTGGACGAGGAATGTCGTTGCTATACCTGTCGGAATTACAGCCGTGCCTATCTTCGGCATTTGGACAAGTGTGGCGAAATTCTCGGATCCCGGTTGAATACGATACACAACCTTTATTATTACCAAGAGCTTATGGCCGGGCTTAGGGAAGCGATCGGGCAGAATCGTCTGAGCGAATTCGTGGCTTGGTTTTACGAGCAGCGAGGAAAAGGCGATGTGTGA
- the yajC gene encoding preprotein translocase subunit YajC, with protein MSFLISDAFAQAAPAQQEPGLAGLILPLAILLVFFFLFVLPQQRRAKEQKKMIESLTKGSEVVTNGGLLGRIADLDENFVQLEVADNVYVYVQRHAIAALMPKGTYKAKKKAENKG; from the coding sequence ATGAGTTTCTTGATTTCCGATGCATTTGCTCAAGCCGCGCCGGCTCAGCAAGAGCCGGGATTGGCCGGTCTCATCTTACCGCTCGCTATTTTGCTGGTCTTCTTTTTCTTATTTGTTCTCCCCCAGCAACGCCGGGCCAAAGAACAGAAGAAAATGATCGAGTCTTTGACCAAAGGGAGCGAGGTCGTCACCAATGGTGGGCTGCTCGGTAGAATAGCGGATTTGGACGAAAATTTCGTTCAATTGGAAGTTGCTGATAACGTTTATGTTTACGTCCAGCGTCATGCGATTGCGGCACTCATGCCGAAGGGTACTTATAAGGCAAAGAAAAAAGCCGAAAACAAAGGCTAA
- the secD gene encoding protein translocase subunit SecD, translated as MRNSFPLWKNLLIIGILVLASIYSLPNFFGEDPSVQLSPLRSAKLDDATRVQVEKLLSDAGLKPKSLELSEKRLLVRFTETETQLKAADLLSESLGTNYTVALNLAPATPAWLRAINAQPMYLGLDLRGGVHFLMQVDTEAAIRQAEERYAEDIRSLLRESKIRYLSVDRGNRVIEVKFQDGDTLAQARDVIRRELRGLDISVEGNAIRATMSETERRETRRLAVAQNITTLRNRINELGVAEPVIQQQGEDRIVVQLPGVQDTARAKEILGATATLEFRLVDTEHSVQGLEEGRTPLGSRLYYDRSGRPILLQRKIIVTGDQIVDASSGLDSQSGSPAVFVTLNSIGARKMADVTRDNIGKPMAVVYIETKTETKEVEGRKVTTKKKIEEVINVATIRDRFSKRFQITGLDSTDEARNLALLLRAGALAAPVDIIEERTVGPSLGKENIEQGTRSFIIGFVLIAIVMILYYKVFGIIANITLIFNVALILSILSVLQATLTLPGIAGITLTIGMAVDANVLIYERIKEELRNGNSIQSSIYAGFERAFATIFDSNLTTLVAAVMLFAIGSGPVKGFAVTLTIGILTSMFTAVMCTRMLVNFVYGQRRVAKLWI; from the coding sequence ATGCGAAACAGCTTTCCACTTTGGAAAAATCTTCTGATTATCGGGATATTGGTGCTGGCGTCGATTTACTCGCTGCCCAATTTTTTCGGCGAAGATCCCTCCGTGCAGCTTTCACCTCTGCGAAGCGCCAAACTCGACGATGCCACTCGCGTTCAAGTCGAAAAATTGCTGAGCGACGCCGGGTTAAAACCGAAGTCGCTCGAGTTGTCCGAAAAGCGACTTCTGGTGCGTTTCACCGAAACCGAAACCCAACTCAAGGCGGCCGACCTGTTAAGCGAATCGCTGGGCACGAACTATACGGTAGCACTCAACTTGGCACCGGCCACGCCCGCTTGGTTGAGGGCGATCAATGCCCAACCCATGTATCTGGGTTTGGATCTTCGGGGTGGCGTGCACTTTTTGATGCAGGTGGACACCGAGGCGGCCATCCGACAGGCGGAAGAGCGTTACGCCGAAGACATTCGTTCGCTTTTGCGGGAAAGCAAGATCCGTTACCTGTCCGTGGACAGGGGTAACCGGGTTATCGAGGTGAAGTTCCAGGACGGGGATACCTTGGCCCAGGCCAGGGATGTCATTCGGCGAGAGCTTCGCGGTCTGGATATCAGCGTGGAAGGAAACGCGATTCGGGCCACGATGTCCGAAACCGAGCGACGGGAGACTCGCCGGCTGGCTGTGGCGCAGAATATCACGACCCTTCGGAACCGCATCAACGAATTGGGTGTCGCCGAGCCGGTGATTCAGCAGCAAGGCGAAGACCGTATCGTGGTACAGCTTCCGGGCGTCCAGGATACCGCTCGTGCCAAAGAGATTCTGGGAGCCACCGCGACGCTCGAATTTCGCTTGGTGGACACCGAGCACAGCGTTCAGGGTTTGGAAGAGGGCAGGACGCCACTGGGGAGCAGGCTCTATTACGATCGAAGCGGCAGGCCGATCTTGTTGCAGCGCAAGATCATCGTGACCGGCGATCAGATTGTGGATGCTTCCTCGGGTCTCGATTCCCAATCCGGTTCGCCGGCGGTTTTCGTGACGTTGAACAGCATAGGCGCCCGTAAAATGGCCGATGTCACGCGAGACAATATCGGCAAGCCGATGGCGGTCGTGTACATCGAAACCAAGACGGAAACCAAGGAAGTCGAAGGTCGAAAAGTGACCACCAAGAAGAAAATCGAGGAGGTCATCAACGTCGCGACGATTCGCGACCGTTTCAGCAAACGTTTCCAGATCACCGGACTCGACAGCACCGACGAAGCGCGCAATTTGGCGTTGCTGCTGCGCGCCGGTGCTTTGGCGGCACCGGTGGACATCATCGAGGAACGTACCGTAGGCCCCAGTTTGGGTAAAGAGAATATCGAGCAGGGCACCCGTTCCTTCATTATCGGCTTTGTCCTGATCGCGATCGTGATGATTCTTTACTACAAGGTCTTCGGGATCATCGCGAATATCACGCTGATTTTCAATGTGGCTTTGATCCTGTCGATTCTGTCAGTTTTGCAGGCGACGCTGACCTTGCCGGGGATCGCCGGCATCACGCTGACGATAGGTATGGCCGTCGATGCCAACGTACTCATTTACGAGCGCATCAAGGAAGAACTGCGTAACGGCAATTCCATTCAGTCCAGCATTTACGCCGGATTCGAGCGTGCGTTCGCAACCATTTTCGACTCCAATCTCACGACGCTCGTGGCGGCAGTCATGCTGTTCGCCATCGGCTCCGGTCCCGTGAAAGGGTTCGCCGTAACCCTGACGATAGGGATCTTGACCTCCATGTTCACTGCGGTGATGTGTACGCGGATGTTGGTCAATTTCGTCTACGGCCAGAGGCGCGTCGCCAAATTGTGGATCTGA
- the secF gene encoding protein translocase subunit SecF, whose translation MADTKIRGYKIDFMRWSWPAVVLSAVLSVVSLVSLGWQGLNFAIDFTGGTIIEVAYQEPADLEEVRQQLKDAGFANPIVQHFGTTREVLIRLSPQEDMTNTDLRTRVMDALRKDPAVQVELHRIEFVGPQVGEDLAESGVVALLLAVLGILAYVAWRFEYRFSFGAIVASVHDIVLILGVFSVFQLEFDLSVLAAVLAILGYSINDTIVIFDRIRENFRKIRRGEVLDIINLSINETLSRTLMTSFLTLLVCIAMAIWGGEVLRNFSLALIVGIVVGTYSSIYVASALAYWLGVSRADLLLPEKEGATDNRP comes from the coding sequence GTGGCCGATACTAAAATTCGGGGTTATAAAATCGACTTCATGCGTTGGAGCTGGCCGGCGGTTGTTCTGTCCGCTGTGCTCAGCGTGGTGTCGCTCGTTTCACTGGGGTGGCAAGGACTTAACTTCGCCATCGACTTTACCGGAGGCACGATTATCGAGGTCGCTTATCAGGAGCCCGCGGATCTCGAAGAGGTGCGCCAGCAGTTGAAAGACGCCGGTTTCGCCAATCCGATCGTGCAGCATTTCGGAACCACCCGAGAAGTCCTAATCCGTCTTTCCCCACAGGAGGACATGACAAATACCGACCTGAGGACTCGGGTTATGGATGCCTTGAGAAAGGATCCCGCCGTTCAAGTCGAACTCCACCGTATCGAGTTCGTCGGCCCCCAAGTTGGAGAAGACTTGGCGGAAAGCGGCGTGGTTGCCTTGCTGCTGGCGGTACTCGGGATTCTGGCCTATGTCGCATGGCGTTTCGAGTATCGTTTTTCGTTCGGTGCCATCGTCGCCAGCGTGCACGACATCGTTTTGATCCTCGGGGTGTTTTCCGTTTTTCAGTTAGAGTTCGACCTGAGCGTGCTGGCCGCCGTTCTCGCGATCCTGGGTTACTCGATCAACGATACCATCGTGATCTTCGATCGAATTCGCGAAAATTTCCGGAAGATCCGACGCGGCGAGGTTTTGGACATCATCAACCTATCCATCAACGAAACGCTGAGCCGTACTTTGATGACCTCTTTTCTGACCTTGTTGGTCTGTATCGCGATGGCCATCTGGGGCGGAGAAGTCCTTCGGAACTTCTCTCTGGCCTTGATCGTCGGCATCGTGGTGGGTACCTATTCGTCGATCTACGTCGCGAGTGCATTGGCCTATTGGTTGGGGGTCAGCCGCGCCGACCTTCTGCTGCCTGAGAAGGAGGGGGCAACCGATAACCGTCCCTGA